cATGAAAATGTTCGTAAAAAATGTTCCGTTTTATGATATGAAGAAGTACAAAATGCTGACAGAAAACTTAAACAGCCCTCACAATCCTACTGGCAAAGTTTTCACAATAGGGGAACTCGAGATTATAGCTGGAGAATGCTGCAGCAGGAATTGCCTGGCTATAACAGATGAAGTATGTACTCCTTTACTTTGTACGCATGGAAATTCAATTATGGATTTAACCATGATATCTATGGAATGAATTAAATGAATTAGGCAGGCTAAACTACCTCATCATAGTATActtctttttctatattaaatgaattaggCAGGCCAAACTATCTCATCATAGTATActtctttttctatattaattgaTTTGTCTTGGAAAAATAATCACTTATCTGCTTTTAACTCGGACCATGGTACTTCTCTGCATGTTTTATATATGCATAAGCACAGGAATCACTGAGAATTTAAAATATGCAAGAGTAGAACATTTGTCCTGTAGTTGAATAATGTATGTTTTGTCTTCTGTTGGATTTTTATGTAGGTATATGAACACATAACGTATGACAATCTAAAACATATATCCCTTGTGTCATTTCCTGGAATGCAAGAGCGGACTATATTAACATCTTCTTTGTCCAAATCATTCAGTGTGACAGGTAAAAGCTCAAAGCTGCATTAACCAAACTACGCTGGAAGTATTATAGCTTTATCATTATTTCAGTGAAGAACTAACTCACTGTTGATGTTTATCAGGTTGGAGGATTGGATGGGCAATTGCACCAACTTTTCTTGCGTCtgctataaaaaatattcacgtTAGACTTACAGATTGTGCCCCAGCACCTTTTCAGGAAGCTGCGTTGAGTGCTTTGAGAAGTCCTCCTGAGTACTTTGAATCACTCCGTAGTGTAAGAGACCAAAGTACATTTGATGGCGTTAATCACTCCCCTCATAACAAAATGCtatatttcttaattggatTTTTTCTGGTGGTATTTTTAATCTGTGCAGGATTATCAATCAAAAAGAGACTATATCGTAAATTTTCTAGCAGGAGTAGGTTTCAAGATTGAGTTTATACCTCAGGGCTCCTTCTTTTTATTTGCTGAGCTTCCTGACAATTGTCCACTTTCAGATGTATGTGCACTCTTTACTCCATTTAAGTTGGGATTTTCCTGCAATAAACAAGTTCATTGTTCTATTTTTTCCTAACATAAATGTCTTGTTGTTCACAGGTAGAATTTGTTGAGAAACTAATACTAGAAGCTGGGGTAGTGGCCGTTCCAGGACGAGGATTTTTTCATGCAAACTTATCATCAGATGAAATTTCTAACTTACCCTATTCCTATCAGAAGAGATACATCAGGTTTGCATTCTGCAAAAGCGATACGACTTTAACTCTGGCGGCAGAAAAACTGGGTAAGCTTTTGGATGCTAAAGGGCATCTTGTGCTACATTAAATTGGAGAAAGAATAATGTAACGGCAGGAACAAACAACTATGATTGAGGATGGTCGAATTAAGATTTGAGCAAAACAACTGCCAAGTTTGCTAAACTTGTATTTGTCTCATTGTTCCAAAGTTGAAAGATATTACAGAGTGTACTtggtgttaagatatgctaaatattctattaaagggtattaggcaatcaaatattgtgttagttataatttagatattattttaatttgtgcagatttgtacacctgtcattcctttaatagatgaagaattacaGGATCCTTAtattatggtatcaagagccaaacaCTAATATCCTCTACAATATAAGAATCAgtgttttttttcattgaatatttctgatggc
This genomic interval from Vigna radiata var. radiata cultivar VC1973A chromosome 8, Vradiata_ver6, whole genome shotgun sequence contains the following:
- the LOC106769886 gene encoding uncharacterized protein LOC106769886; this encodes MEGKLSRAAKKIVPSSIQGLSHLAQRCNAINLAEGFPDFSAPPHIKNAAISAINSDFNQYRNVQGVCDYLAKMMKERNGLDIDPLTDVAICCGQSEAFAAAIFAIIDPGDEVILFDPSYESYEGCVAMAGGVPIHVPLDPPQWTLDSSKLLGSFSERTKVVVLNSPHNPTGKVFTIGELEIIAGECCSRNCLAITDEVYEHITYDNLKHISLVSFPGMQERTILTSSLSKSFSVTGWRIGWAIAPTFLASAIKNIHVRLTDCAPAPFQEAALSALRSPPEYFESLRSDYQSKRDYIVNFLAGVGFKIEFIPQGSFFLFAELPDNCPLSDVEFVEKLILEAGVVAVPGRGFFHANLSSDEISNLPYSYQKRYIRFAFCKSDTTLTLAAEKLGKLLDAKGHLVLH